From Epinephelus lanceolatus isolate andai-2023 chromosome 2, ASM4190304v1, whole genome shotgun sequence, one genomic window encodes:
- the LOC117260756 gene encoding apoptosis regulator BAX-like has product MADSRQEVDREEGNQEPQGTMGWKDVIADRILVRAEVIFRGYVIERFKAEEPGRHISPELLGGRPNEQQDPQIKEVVQQLIKMTNDIDKNIELRRLINQIPSNCAQDIFMKVARSIFTDGINWGRVAALFSLAYRLIHKELITNHPENIRPIIRWFRQFIREHLYSWLVQQGGWVGAIIGVPWWRTAAIVASLAMVVAIVYYRETR; this is encoded by the exons ATGGCTGACAGCCGACAGGAAGTGGACAGAGAAGAAGGAAACCAGGAGCCCCAGGGCACCATGGGTTGGAAAG ATGTCATTGCTGACCGCATCCTGGTGCGAGCAGAAGTTATTTTTAGAGG GTATGTGATTGAACGTTTTAAAGCGGAGGAGCCTGGTCGACACATTTCCCCTGAGCTTCTGGGAGGAAGGCCAAATGAACAACAGGATCCACAAATCAAAGAAGTGGTGCAACAGTTGATCAAGATGACAAATGACATAGACAAGAACATTGAGCTCCGACG ACTGATCAACCAGATTCCAAGCAACTGTGCTCAGGACATCTTCATGAAGGTGGCCAGGAGCATCTTTACTGATGGCATCAACTGGGGTCGAGTGGCGGCTCTCTTCAGTCTGGCCTACAGACTCATTCAcaag GAACTGATCACCAACCATCCAGAGAACATCAGGCCAATTATAAGATGGTTTCGCCAGTTCATCAGAGAGCATCTCTACTCTTGGCTCGTACAGCAGGGAGGCTGG GTGGGTGCGATCATTGGTGTTCCTTGGTGGAGGACAGCAGCCATAGTAGCATCATTAGCAATGGTAGTAGCTATTGTTTACTACAGAGAGACGCGCTGA